In a genomic window of Festucalex cinctus isolate MCC-2025b chromosome 11, RoL_Fcin_1.0, whole genome shotgun sequence:
- the commd6 gene encoding COMM domain-containing protein 6 isoform X1 gives MPSVDHSLGTDSVVENICRLNPDLLAEPCQHVLSYLQGQTKGVDSAEMCDIFQRAGVTLGHESLQSIIRFLLLTFRSAAKSKLAADDLVSRLEEGSRKWSKASLQVLHSLWSEHGESVQVQQATQDLLSVGRLVDMQWKVGLAVSSDTCRSLNSPFVTILLKIAEPSGQISQKAFEMTVPQFQNFHKQMKELAAVMETI, from the exons ATGCCATCCGTAGACCACTCTCTTG GGACAGACAGCGTTGTGGAGAACATCTGCAGACTCAATCCAGACTTGTTAGCAGAACCA TGTCAGCACGTCCTGAGTTATCTGCAAGGGCAGACAAAAGGAGTTGATTCGGCAGAAATGTGTGAT ATATTTCAGCGAGCTGGAGTCACACTTGGCCATGAATCTCTACAGAGCATCATCAGATTCCTCTTGCTAACGTTCAG GTCTGCTGCGAAGAGCAAACTTGCTGCAGATGATCTTGTGTCAAGGCTAGAAGAAGGCAGCAGAAAGTGGTCCAAAGCTTCGCTCCAG GTGCTCCACAGCTTGTGGAGTGAACATGGAGAATCGGTGCAAGTCCAACAAGCCACCCAGGACTTGCTCAGCGTCGGTCGG CTTGTAGACATGCAGTGGAAGGTGGGCCTGGCAGTGAGCTCTGACACCTGCCGCTCGCTCAACTCGCCCTTTGTGACCATTCTGCTGAAAATCGCTGAGCCGTCGGGCCAGATCAGCCAAAAGGCTTTTGAGATGACCGTCCCGCAATTTCAG AACTTTCACAAGCAGATGAAGGAGCTGGCGGCTGTCATGGAGACTATTTGA
- the commd6 gene encoding COMM domain-containing protein 6 isoform X2 — MPSVDHSLDSVVENICRLNPDLLAEPCQHVLSYLQGQTKGVDSAEMCDIFQRAGVTLGHESLQSIIRFLLLTFRSAAKSKLAADDLVSRLEEGSRKWSKASLQVLHSLWSEHGESVQVQQATQDLLSVGRLVDMQWKVGLAVSSDTCRSLNSPFVTILLKIAEPSGQISQKAFEMTVPQFQNFHKQMKELAAVMETI; from the exons ATGCCATCCGTAGACCACTCTCTTG ACAGCGTTGTGGAGAACATCTGCAGACTCAATCCAGACTTGTTAGCAGAACCA TGTCAGCACGTCCTGAGTTATCTGCAAGGGCAGACAAAAGGAGTTGATTCGGCAGAAATGTGTGAT ATATTTCAGCGAGCTGGAGTCACACTTGGCCATGAATCTCTACAGAGCATCATCAGATTCCTCTTGCTAACGTTCAG GTCTGCTGCGAAGAGCAAACTTGCTGCAGATGATCTTGTGTCAAGGCTAGAAGAAGGCAGCAGAAAGTGGTCCAAAGCTTCGCTCCAG GTGCTCCACAGCTTGTGGAGTGAACATGGAGAATCGGTGCAAGTCCAACAAGCCACCCAGGACTTGCTCAGCGTCGGTCGG CTTGTAGACATGCAGTGGAAGGTGGGCCTGGCAGTGAGCTCTGACACCTGCCGCTCGCTCAACTCGCCCTTTGTGACCATTCTGCTGAAAATCGCTGAGCCGTCGGGCCAGATCAGCCAAAAGGCTTTTGAGATGACCGTCCCGCAATTTCAG AACTTTCACAAGCAGATGAAGGAGCTGGCGGCTGTCATGGAGACTATTTGA
- the commd6 gene encoding COMM domain-containing protein 6 isoform X3: MQWKVGLAVSSDTCRSLNSPFVTILLKIAEPSGQISQKAFEMTVPQFQNFHKQMKELAAVMETI; encoded by the exons ATGCAGTGGAAGGTGGGCCTGGCAGTGAGCTCTGACACCTGCCGCTCGCTCAACTCGCCCTTTGTGACCATTCTGCTGAAAATCGCTGAGCCGTCGGGCCAGATCAGCCAAAAGGCTTTTGAGATGACCGTCCCGCAATTTCAG AACTTTCACAAGCAGATGAAGGAGCTGGCGGCTGTCATGGAGACTATTTGA
- the uchl3 gene encoding ubiquitin carboxyl-terminal hydrolase isozyme L3 produces MSSPTWLPLEANPEVMTKFVSSLGMKQTWQFGDVYGLDPDMLSMVPRPVCAVLLLFPITEKYETYKQEEEERLRSERQEVSPDVYFMRQTIGNACGTIGLIHAVANNLAHLEFESDSVLKKFVDRTCKMSPQERGASLETDESIRVTHESSAQEGQTEAPSIDEKVNLHFIAFVNVGGQLYELDGRKPFPILHGKTKDDTLLEDASVVCKTFMARDPQEVRFTIIALSKDSY; encoded by the exons ATGAGCTCCCCAACCTGGTTGCCTCTGGAGGCTAATCCCGAA gtCATGACGAAG TTTGTCAGTTCTTTGGGCATGAAGCAAACCTGGCAGTTCGGAGACGTGTATGGATTGGATCCAGATATGCTCAGCATGGTGCCAAGACCTGTTTGTGCTGTCCTGCTCCTCTTCCCCATCACAGAGAAG TATGAAACATACaagcaagaagaggaagagagactgaggagtgagcggcaggaagtgTCCCCCGACGTCTATTTCATGAGGCAAACGATCGGGAACGCGTGCGGCACAATAGGACTGATTCACGCAGTAGCCAACAACCTGGCACACCTGGAATTTG agtctGACTCAGTTCTGAAGAAGTTTGTCGATCGCACCTGTAAAATGAGTCCGCAGGAAAGAGGTGCCTCCCTGGAGACAGACGAG AGTATACGTGTCACACATGAATCCAGTGCACAGGAGGGACAGACTGAG GCTCCAAGCATAGACGAGAAAGTCAACCTTCACTTTATAGCTTTTGTGAATGTTGGAGGGCAATTGTATGAATTAG ATGGTCGTAAACCCTTCCCCATTCTTCATGGGAAAACCAAGGACGATACTCTCCTTGAG GATGCTTCGGTGGTTTGTAAGACCTTCATGGCGCGCGACCCGCAGGAGGTCCGCTTTACCATCATCGCCCTCTCCAAAGATTCTTACTGA